A DNA window from Cognatiyoonia koreensis contains the following coding sequences:
- a CDS encoding selenium-binding protein SBP56-related protein: protein MNLRPDPTFHATPQLAMQAPTENFAFTVMLSPDGSQSDGIAVVDVNPKSKTYGQIVHKVIVPNKGDEFHHFGWNACSSSLSPLTGHAFLERRYLIVPGIRSSRIYIIDVKEPLKAKIHKIIEPEEVFAKTGYSRPHTIHCGPEGIYVSTLGGGGEDGTDGPPGIFIMDCETFEIIGRYEMDRGKQDKHYDFWWNLPQDYMVSSEWGLPPQFENGVVPEDLLSNKYGHSIHFWDLRKRKNIQTIDFGENYQMALEIRPAHDPAKSYGFCGVVVDTTNLQGAIFTWWRDDDGTWQAKKTITIDPRPEKPENLPPLLQGFEAVPPLVTDIDLSLDDRFLYVACWGLGEMHQYDVSDPMNPKLAGKVELGGIAKGTKHVNGKPFAYGPQMVEISRDGERVYWTNSLYSTWDDQFYPDDEGGQMVMARVGKDGGLTLDKDFYVDFPKGLRSHQIRLEGGDCSTDSFCYPNV from the coding sequence GTGAACTTGAGACCTGATCCGACGTTTCACGCCACACCGCAACTTGCGATGCAGGCCCCAACCGAGAATTTCGCCTTTACGGTGATGCTCTCGCCTGACGGATCGCAATCCGACGGAATTGCCGTTGTTGATGTGAATCCAAAATCAAAGACGTACGGCCAAATTGTCCACAAGGTGATCGTGCCCAACAAGGGCGATGAATTTCACCACTTTGGCTGGAATGCCTGTTCTTCGTCGCTTTCGCCGTTGACGGGCCATGCCTTTCTGGAGCGCCGCTATCTGATCGTGCCGGGCATCCGGTCGTCCCGCATCTATATCATCGACGTGAAAGAGCCGCTGAAGGCGAAAATCCACAAGATCATCGAACCCGAAGAAGTCTTTGCCAAGACCGGTTATTCGCGCCCCCATACAATCCATTGCGGGCCCGAGGGGATTTATGTCTCTACCCTTGGTGGCGGTGGCGAAGACGGCACTGACGGTCCTCCGGGCATCTTCATCATGGACTGTGAGACCTTCGAAATCATTGGCCGTTATGAAATGGATCGCGGCAAGCAGGACAAGCACTATGATTTCTGGTGGAATTTGCCGCAGGATTACATGGTCAGTTCCGAATGGGGCCTGCCCCCGCAGTTCGAGAATGGCGTTGTCCCCGAAGACTTGCTGTCCAACAAATACGGCCATTCGATCCACTTCTGGGATTTGCGCAAGCGCAAGAACATCCAGACCATTGATTTTGGTGAGAATTATCAGATGGCGCTGGAAATTCGCCCGGCCCATGATCCGGCAAAATCATACGGTTTCTGCGGGGTGGTTGTGGATACCACCAACCTGCAAGGCGCAATCTTTACGTGGTGGCGCGATGACGACGGTACGTGGCAGGCCAAGAAGACGATCACGATTGACCCGCGTCCCGAAAAGCCAGAGAACCTGCCGCCCCTGCTACAGGGTTTCGAGGCTGTGCCGCCACTTGTGACGGACATTGACCTTAGCCTTGATGACCGCTTTCTTTATGTCGCGTGCTGGGGTCTAGGTGAAATGCACCAGTACGATGTCAGTGATCCGATGAACCCCAAGCTGGCAGGCAAGGTCGAACTGGGCGGAATTGCCAAGGGTACCAAACACGTGAACGGCAAACCCTTTGCCTATGGTCCGCAGATGGTCGAGATCAGCCGTGATGGCGAGCGCGTCTATTGGACCAACTCGCTTTATTCCACGTGGGACGACCAGTTCTATCCCGACGATGAAGGCGGCCAGATGGTCATGGCGCGGGTTGGCAAGGATGGTGGGTTGACGCTCGACAAGGATTTCTATGTCGACTTTCCGAAAGGATTGCGGTCGCACCAGATCAGGTTGGAAGGCGGCGACTGTTCGACCGACAGTTTCTGCTATCCAAACGTCTAG
- the trpB gene encoding tryptophan synthase subunit beta: MANDLFNSFMTGPDEKGRFGDFGGRFVSETLMPLILELEEQYENAKTDESFWAEMHDLWTHYVGRPSPLYHAERLTERLGGAKIYLKRDELNHTGAHKINNVLGQIILARRMGKTRIIAETGAGQHGVATATVCAKFGLKCIVYMGAHDVERQAPNVFRMRLLGAEVVPVTSGRGTLKDAMNDALRDWVTNVRDTFYCIGTVAGPHPYPAMVRDFQAIIGKETKEQMQAAEGRLPDTIIAAIGGGSNAMGLFYPFLDDKDVNIIGVEAGGKGVNAKMEHCASLTGGRPGVLHGNRTYLLQDDDGQILEGFSISAGLDYPGIGPEHSWLHEIGRAKYVSITDKEALEAFQLCCELEGIIPALEPSHALAHVMKIAPDLPKDHLLVMNMCGRGDKDIFTVAKHLGFEMGKFA; the protein is encoded by the coding sequence ATGGCAAACGATCTCTTCAATTCCTTCATGACCGGCCCCGACGAAAAAGGACGGTTCGGTGATTTTGGTGGGCGTTTTGTCAGTGAAACGTTGATGCCGCTGATCCTCGAACTGGAGGAACAGTACGAGAATGCAAAAACGGACGAGTCGTTCTGGGCCGAGATGCACGACCTCTGGACCCACTACGTCGGTCGCCCGTCGCCGCTGTATCATGCCGAACGTCTGACCGAACGGCTGGGCGGGGCCAAGATTTACCTCAAGCGTGATGAACTCAACCATACCGGCGCACACAAGATCAACAACGTACTCGGCCAGATCATCCTCGCCCGTCGCATGGGCAAGACCCGGATCATTGCTGAAACAGGGGCTGGTCAGCACGGGGTCGCAACGGCAACGGTTTGTGCCAAATTCGGGCTGAAATGCATCGTCTACATGGGCGCACATGATGTCGAACGGCAGGCCCCGAACGTGTTCCGCATGCGTCTTCTGGGGGCAGAGGTCGTGCCGGTCACATCTGGGCGTGGCACGCTCAAGGACGCGATGAACGACGCTCTGCGGGACTGGGTCACAAACGTGCGGGATACGTTCTATTGCATCGGCACAGTGGCGGGTCCGCACCCTTATCCTGCGATGGTCCGCGACTTTCAGGCGATCATCGGCAAGGAAACAAAGGAACAGATGCAAGCCGCAGAAGGGCGTCTGCCGGATACGATCATTGCCGCCATCGGCGGTGGCTCGAACGCGATGGGGCTGTTCTACCCATTCCTTGACGACAAAGACGTCAACATCATCGGGGTCGAGGCAGGCGGCAAAGGCGTGAATGCCAAGATGGAGCATTGCGCCTCACTGACCGGCGGTCGCCCGGGCGTGTTGCACGGCAACCGGACATATCTGCTGCAAGATGACGACGGCCAGATCCTCGAAGGTTTTTCGATCTCCGCCGGGCTCGACTATCCCGGTATTGGGCCAGAACATTCATGGCTGCACGAAATCGGTCGGGCGAAATACGTCTCAATCACTGACAAGGAAGCGCTGGAAGCCTTCCAGCTTTGCTGTGAACTCGAAGGCATCATCCCGGCGCTCGAACCATCCCACGCGCTTGCGCACGTCATGAAGATCGCGCCAGACCTGCCCAAGGACCACTTGCTGGTGATGAATATGTGCGGCCGTGGGGATAAAGACATCTTTACCGTCGCCAAGCACCTCGGCTTTGAAATGGGCAAATTTGCCTGA
- a CDS encoding phosphoribosylanthranilate isomerase, translated as MSTDVRVKICGLRTIEDVNAAARAGANYIGLNFFPKSPRFVSFADARDLAIETPVGIAKVALVVNADDATLDSLTAQVPVDILQLHGSETPDRVAEIRTRYGLPVMKVLGISTAADLDAIDTYSTVADQIMVDAKPPKDAVLPGGNGVAFDWTLLANRKYWTTPWMLAGGLTPDNVADAIRLTGAKQVDVASGVESAPGVKDAQLMAAFCKAATQAG; from the coding sequence ATGTCCACTGATGTAAGGGTCAAGATCTGCGGTCTGCGGACAATCGAAGACGTGAATGCAGCAGCCCGTGCAGGTGCGAACTACATCGGGCTGAATTTCTTCCCAAAATCTCCGCGCTTTGTATCATTCGCCGACGCGCGCGATCTGGCAATCGAAACACCCGTGGGCATTGCCAAGGTCGCCTTGGTCGTGAACGCCGATGACGCCACGCTTGACTCCCTGACAGCACAAGTGCCAGTGGATATCCTGCAACTGCACGGCAGCGAAACGCCTGACCGTGTGGCCGAAATCCGGACCCGCTATGGCCTGCCGGTCATGAAAGTGCTGGGGATCTCCACCGCCGCTGATCTGGACGCCATAGACACGTACAGCACGGTTGCCGATCAGATCATGGTCGACGCCAAACCGCCAAAGGACGCGGTCCTGCCGGGCGGCAACGGTGTGGCCTTCGACTGGACGCTTCTGGCAAACCGCAAATACTGGACAACCCCCTGGATGCTTGCGGGCGGCCTGACGCCCGACAACGTGGCTGACGCGATCCGGCTGACAGGCGCAAAACAGGTCGATGTCGCATCAGGTGTCGAAAGCGCGCCGGGCGTAAAGGATGCCCAGCTGATGGCAGCGTTCTGCAAGGCAGCAACCCAAGCGGGCTGA
- a CDS encoding DUF2237 family protein: protein MEKDPSLNVLGGTLESCSTDPMTGFFRNGACDTCAQDAGSHTVCAVMTAEFLAFSKYVGNDLSTPRPEFGFVGLKPGDSWCLCASRFMQAHEEGCAPKVNLAATHVRALEIVPGDVLELYDESAV from the coding sequence GCACTTTGGAAAGCTGTTCCACTGATCCGATGACCGGCTTCTTTCGCAACGGGGCTTGCGATACCTGCGCACAGGACGCAGGCAGCCATACCGTTTGCGCAGTGATGACGGCCGAGTTTCTGGCCTTTTCGAAGTACGTCGGTAACGACCTTTCTACACCGCGCCCAGAGTTCGGTTTTGTCGGATTGAAGCCTGGCGATTCTTGGTGTCTTTGCGCGTCCCGCTTCATGCAGGCCCATGAAGAAGGCTGTGCGCCGAAGGTCAATTTGGCCGCAACGCATGTGCGTGCGCTTGAAATTGTCCCCGGCGATGTCCTTGAGCTTTACGACGAAAGTGCTGTCTGA